The DNA segment AGCAGATGCGGATTTCTCGATCGTCTCGGGAGACGACGCGCTGACGCTTCCGCTGCTCTCCATCGGCGGCAAAGGGGTCATCAGCGTGGCGAGCAATATCGCACCGATAGAGATGGCGCAGATTACAACAGCGTTTCTCGCCAACGATCCGGTCGCCGCGCGCGATGCACACTACCGTCTACTTCCGGTCATCCAAGCGTTGTTCATCGAGTCGAACCCGATTCCCGTCAAAGCCGCTCTGCAGATTCTCGGTCGGATCGCGCATGCAACCGTGCGTCTACCGCTGACCGAGATGCAGAAAGAGCATCGCGATCAGCTCGAGGCTGTGCTCGACGGGATTCCGCGGGCATGACCCGCGTACTGGTTATCGGTGCAGGCGGACATATGGGTCGCCACGTATTGCGGGCCGTGGAGTCGACTAGCGGATTGAGCGTAGCCAGCGCGCTAGATACTGCGTCGCACCCGGACATCGGGACCGAAGTTTCGCCCGGCATCAAGCTGAGCGGCGACTTGAACGAATCACTGCAGTCCGCCCAGGTCGCGATCGACTTCTCGACACCCGAGGGAACGATGGCCTTGCTCGAGGCGGCGGTACCGCGCGTCATGCCCCTGGTAATCGCAACCACCGGATTTGGCGAAACCGACCTGGCGCGAATCGAAGCTGCGGCTCGAGAGACCGCCGTCGTCCACGCGGCCAACTACTCCGTCGGTATCACGATGCTGCTCGATCTGGTGGCCGAAGCGGCGCGCAAACTCGATTCATACGAAATCGACGTGCTCGAAATGCACCACGACCGCAAGGTAGATGCGCCCAGCGGAACCGCGCTCGCCCTGGCGAACACCGCTGCGAAAGCGCGCGGGCAGGACCTGGTCGCGGTCTACCACAGGGAAGGCATTACGGGCCCGCGCGAGCCCGGTGTGATCGGCATGCAGACTCTCCGGCTCGGCGACAGCGTCGGTGAACACACCGTATACCTGGCCGGTCCGGGCGAACGCCTGGAGCTCACGCATCGCGCTCTCTCACGCGAGAACTTCGCGAGCGGGGCTGCGCGCGCGGCGCACTGGGTTTCAACCCAGCCGCCGGGCCTGTACACGATGAAGGACGTCCTCGGAGACAGCTCCTAGGGAATCTCTGCACAGGGAGGATTCGAGCGAGAGGCGGGAGTCGCCGCCTGAGCAAGAAGCGTGATCCGATCGCAGATCCGTAGATCTGCAGAGGGTCGCGCGACGCAGCGCAGGCGGATGCATCGCGCTGCGCAGCCGCAGCCTCCCTGTGCAGAGGTTCCCTAACCCTGATCCGTGCTGCGGGAGCGAACGGCCTGGAGGGTCCAATATCGGAAAGGTCTAGACAGTTTAGGCCTTTCCGGCATAGGACACTCCGAGTGAAGAATATCTGTGTATTTGCGTTCCAGCTGTAATTCGAGGCGCCGATACCCTACACATCGCAACTTCTGGGTTTTCCGGCCACATGGCCAGAGTGCTCCTGTATGGCATTGCGAACGAAGGGACTGAAATTGCTCCGCTCCAGCACTCACCGCACTACAACACTACGCATGAAGCTCATTGTGACGCTGCTCCTTTTCAGCCTACTTCCGGCCAGCTCGATCGTCGTGATGATGTTTGCGCTCGACAACACGACCGAACAGATAGGGAGCCTGATCCGCAACTCCACAGCAGACATGGTGGACAAGATCGAGCGCAATCTGTTCGAGCGCTACGGAGACGTTCAAGCTTTTGCCCTCAACAAGGTGGTCCATGACCGCGCTAGCTGGTACGAGACCGCCGAGCAGAAGAACCCGATTACAGATGCAATGAACGCATATGTGAAGGGATACGATATCTACCTGTTGATGCTCCTCACCGATCTAGATGGTCGTGTCATCGCGGTGAACTCACGCGACGCGAGCGGTGCACCAGTCGACACACGGTGGCTCTACAAAAAGAACTACGCTGGCGAGGGCTGGTTCAAGGATTCTCTAGCCGGTCGTTTTACAGAGGGCGAAGGCGTCACGGGTACGGTCGTCCGCGATGTCGAGCGAAACAGCGATGTAGCCAGGGCTTACCAAGACGACACCTTGCTGGCCGTCAGCTACTCCGCCCCTGTTCGAGATGAGTCCGGCAAGGTCATAGCCATCTGGCACAACTTGGCAGACTTCAGACTCGTCGAGCAGATCATAGCCTCGAGCTACGACAGCTTCGCTGGCTCACTCAATATCCCGAACATCGAGATCACCTTACTCGATCGAAGCGGCACATTCCTTGTCGACTACGACCCCTACAGGACTGGCGAGAAGGAGATCGTTCACGACTTCGACGTTCTCTTGAGAAAGAATCTCGCCGAGTTGGATGTCGAGATTGCAAAGTCTGCTGTCGAAGGAGGGTCCGGGTACTTGATCAGCACGCACGCACGCAAGCAAATCGAACAACTCGGTGGGTTCGTCCATTCTTCGGGAGCACTGGGTTATCCAGGCCTCGGATGGTCTGCCCTTGTTCGCGTCGCGACAAGCGATCTGGCTTCGGGAGTCAAGCTGGTACAAGGTCCAGCTCTGATGCTCCTCGCAGCTACGGCATTGGGGGGAATCATGTTCTCCATTCTATTCGCTCGCAGCCTCACACGGCCCGTAAACGAGATGCTCTCTTCCATCAAGAGTGCCGCCCATGGCGATTTGACGCGCACTCCCGCGGTAACTTCGGGTGACGAGATTGGCCAAATGGCGAGGGAATTCGGCGTGCTGCTCGATTCATTGAGGGAGAGCATCGGCTCCATCAAGGCGCGGGGTGAGGAACTGAGCAGCTCAGCTTCTTCACTCACGATGGTTGCTGGCTCGCTGGCGAGCAGTAGCGGACAGATGAACGAGCAGGCCGGTAGTGTGTCGGAGACGACCGGAGAACTCTCCCAGAACCTTGCGACTGTGGCCAGCGCTGTTGAAGAGTCTTCGAGCAACATCCGAAACGTCGCTGTAGTGGTCGAGGAAATATCGACGAACATGGGGCAGGTGTCGGCAAGTTCGCAGTCCATGGCGCGCGACGTGCAGTCGGTGTCCAAGTCGGTCGAGGAAATGGCGACATCTCTGGGAAAGGTCTCGGAAGATTCCGAGCAAGCCGCGGTAATCACATCGCAGGCATCCGGTTCAGCAAGTGAGGCGAGCCGCTCGATGAAGTCTCTGACGGAGGCTGCAAACGACATCGGGAAGGTCGTGGGCGCAATCAACGACATCGCAGAACAGACGAACCTGCTGGCACTCAACGCAACCATCGAAGCAGCATCGGCAGGCGATGCCGGGCGAGGCTTCGCCGTCGTCGCGAGTGAGGTCAAGGAACTTGCACGGCAGACATCCGTCGCAACTGGCGAGATCCGAGGGAAGATTGAAGCCATCCAGGAGAGCACCCGCGAAGCGGAGACGAAGATCACCGGTATTGTGGAAGTCTCCAACGAGGTCAACCTGATTTCTCAACGAATCGCGCAATCGATCGAGCAGCAACGCGAGATGGCTGGAGAAATCTCGGAGTCTGTGGCCTCGGCAGCGCAGAGTGCACAACTCGTTGACGGATCGGTCGCAGAGACTCTGGCTGGTGTAACCGCGGCGTCCAAGAATGCTGACGAACTCGCGATTGGCTCAAACGAAATCGCACGAACGACTGCAGAAGCTTCGAACGGGGTGGCTGACGTTTCCGGGAGCATCGCGGACGTGGCCTCCGCGATACGTAACGTCACGGGCGGGGCCGAGTCGGTCGATACGTCTGCGAGCGAGCTAGCTAGCGTGGCGCAGCAACTCGACGACCTGGTGTCTCGCTATTCCGTCTAGCCGCAAGAGACACTCTGTGCCAGAAATGGATGCCCAGCTGCACCCAAGAGCATTCTGCAGTCGAGGCAGACAAGGTCACAGGGTGCCGAGGCCGTATCGCCGCAAGCAGCGATAGACGGTGCTTGCGGCCATGAGAGCGAGATCCCGGCCTGGCGGCAGGCCTCCGAGACGTTGCCGAGTTCCTCGACCTGCGCGAAGGGGCGAAGCCGAAAAGCCTGTACCTTGTCGTCGAGGGTCATCGCGCATACGCCCAAATTGTTGTGTCGTAACTACAACTTGGAACGGATGGGCGCCTGGCCCTCACTCGTTTCAGATCAAAGGTGTCTTAGCAGGCTCAGACTAGATGTCGTAGTAGAGTTCGAACTCGTGCGGATGGGGTCGCAGCGCGACCTGCTGGCACTCGTTCTCGCGCTTGTAACCGATCCAGGTCTGGATGGCGTCCTCGGTGAAGACGTCTCCCTTCAACAGGAAGTCGTGATCGTCTTCCATGCAGTCGAGGGCTTCTTCGAGGCTGCCGGGCATCACGGGGATGTTCTCCAGCTCTTCGGAACTCAGCGAGTAGATGTCCTTGTCCATCGGCTCGCCCGGATCGATCTTGTTCTCGATACCGTCGAGCCCCGCCATGAGCATGGCCGAGAATGCCAGGTAGGGATTGCAGGTCGGATCCGGGAAGCGGGCCTCGAGGCGCTTTGCCTTCGGGCTGGCCGAGTACATGGGAATGCGGATCGAAGCGGAGCGGTTGCGACTGGAATAGGCCAGGTTCACCGGAGCCTCGAAACCCGGAACCAGCCGCTTGTACGAATTCGTCGTCGGGTTCGTCAACGCGGCCAGCGAACGGGCGTGCTTCAGGATCCCGCCGATGTAGTACAGGCAGGACTGCGATACGCCGGCGTACTCATTCCCGGCAAACAACGGCTTGCCGTCCTTCCAGAGCGACTGGTGAGTGTGCATGCCCGAGCCGTTGTCGTTGAAGACCGGCTTCGGCATGAACGTAACTGTGTGGCCGGCGTTCTTGGCCACGTTCTTCACGCAGTATTTGTAGAGCATCAGCATATCGCCCATCTCGACGAGCGGGCTGTAACGCATATCGATCTCTGCCTGACCGGCGGTGGCGACTTCGTGGTGCTGACACTCGATATGCAGTCCGAGGTCCTCCATCTGAAGAACCATCTCACTGCGCAGGTTCTGGAACGAATCGGCGGGTGAGACCGGGAAGTAGCCTTCCTTGTAGCGCGGCTTGTGGCCGAGATTCGGACCCTCATCGCGACCGCTATTCCAGCGACCCTCGATGGAATCGATGATGTAGTAACTCTCTCTCTCGTTCGTGGCGTAGCGCACGTCGTCGAGGATGAAGAACTCGGCCTCGGGACCGATGTACGCGGTGTCCGCGATGCCCGTCAGCTTGAGATAGTTGACCGCCTTCTGGGCGATGTGACGCGGATCGCGCGAGTACGACTCACGGGTGATCGGATCGACGATGTCGCAGATCATCGAGAGCGTCGTGTGGTCGCAGAACGGATCGATGAAGGCGGTGGTCGGGTCCGGAATGATCAACATGTCGCTGCTGTCGATGCTCTTCCAGCCGCGAATACTCGACCCATCGAAACCAAACCCGTCTTCGAAAGAGGACTCGTCGAGTTCGTGCATTGGGAATGTGACGTGCTGCCACTGTCCCGGCCAGTCGATGAATTTCAGGTCGAGCAGCTTGGCGCCTTCAGCGGCAGCATAATCGAGCACGTCCTTGGGGGTTCGGTCGTTGTGCATGGTCCCTCCGAGGGGGTTGGAGGCGCTGCTTGGCGCCCGGAAGACAGGAACTAGATAGCGTCTTCGCCGCGATCGCCGGTGCGGATTCGTACAGCTTCGAGGACGGGCAGCACGAAGATCTTGCCGTCACCGATGCGACCCGTATTCGAGGCGCTCTGAATGGCTTCGACGACCTTTGGACTGAGATCGTCGGGAACGACGATCTCTATTTTGATCTTGGGTAGGAAATCCACGACGTACTCGGCGCCGCGGTAGAGCTCGGTATGGCCTTTCTGACGGCCGAAACCTTTGACCTCTGAGACCGTGATGCCCTGGATCCCGATCGAATTGAGGGCGTCTTTGACCTCGTCCAGCTTGAACGGTTTGATGATCGCCTCGACTTTTTGCATGGGGCGGACCTCTCTCCCGGGTTTCCGATAGGCAAGTGCCAAGCCTTATACCACAAACTACAGGGGCTTCTCAGTAGCGAATACTGCCCCGCCCCACGAGGTATCGGGCGCAAAGTGAGAGGGGCCTTCGCCGTACCGTGGCGAAGGCCCCTCGGGAGACAGGTGGGCTCCGGGCACCCCCGTTTTCGCTGCTTTCGACTAGTCGAAGCTGTACGAGACCTCCAGATAACCCGTGACGGCATCCTCCTCGTTGTCGGACACCGAAGGGGTGGTCGTACCAGACGGGAAGATCTTGTCGGTTCCCGTGGACCAGTCCGCTCGATCGAAGCGGACTTCGGCGCGGGTGGTCAGATTGGGCGTCATCGCGTAACTCAGAGTTCCAGTCAGGCTGTAGAAGACCGCGTCCTCGGTAGCCGGGAACTTCTCCGTCTGCTTCAGGGTCCGCGTGCCCTTTTCGTCGAAGAAGTACTCGCCGCGCAGGGCGAGACTCAGTTTGTCGTTCAACTGAATCTGGGTCCCGACCTCGGCGCCATACCAGATGCGATCGTCGTAGTCGGTCGCTACGAATCCGGCCACGTCTTCCTGCTCTCCCCAATCGGCCTGGAGCCAGAAATTCAGGGAGTCAGAGGCTTTGTAGGTAGCGACCAGATCGACGATCAGGGCATCGTCGGTCTGACGTTCGCTGGTCGTATTGACCGTACTCGCCGGACCGAAGCTCGGAGGCTGCCTTGCCATGTCCGCACCGTAGTAGGTCTGTAGCGAGGCGCTCAACGGTCCTCCGCCGTAGCGGAGCTGAGCCAGGATTCCCTTGTTCTCGTTCAGGTCCAGTGCGTTGTTGAAGCCGTTGGTCACACCAGCGGCCCAGCCCAGGTTCTCATTGAACTGGCCCGAAGCCAGCACTCCGGTGTGGAGCAGCGGAATCGCCCAGGTGTAGAGCAGGCCGTGGCTGATGTTCGGGTTCTCGACTGAGTCGAGCACTTCATAACCCAGCAGTGTTTCGAACTTTCCAAAGAGAAAGTCCACGCCGTTGTGGTTGTACATCAAGTACGCCTCTTGAATGAAGAGGTCCGTATCGGATCCACCCGGAGAAGTGGTGTAACCCGAAAGGCTTGCTGTACCGGTGTCGAGGATCGCGGCGTTCTGCCCGAATAACAGATCCAACTGGAAGCCAGCTGTACCGGAACCGTTAGTCGGTTTGCCAATCTCGAGTTTTACGGCGTCGAGACTGAATGTGTTGTGATTGCAGTTGAACTGGCACATCGGTTGCGTGGTGGTCGGAGCCGGGCTGCCAGTGCCCTTCGTGCCTTTGCTCGGATTCTCGCCCGCCCAGACATAGGAGGCCGCAATATGCCCCCCTACTTCCAGGCCGCTGAAGAATCCGTCGAGCCCACTGCCCTGACTGACGTCCGGTGCAGATTCCACGTGCCGATCCAGCAAATCTCTGTTGACCGCGATCGCCTCTTGCCGCTCGTCGATCCTGTCTTCGAGCGCCAGCAATCGCTCCTGGAGCGCCTGGAGACGCGCTGTTGCGGCTTCATCAGCCTGCGCGACGGGCGGTCCCAGTACGACTGCAGCAAGTGCGGCGGTCAGTACGAGTACTTTGAATCTCATATGCTTCCTCCTGTAGCTCGCACTGATCAATCGAAGCTGTAAGAGACTTCGAAGTAGCCGGTCACACCGTCTTCTTCCATGTTCGGAGACGCCCCCAAGGTGTTGCCCGTGGGAAAGACCTCATCGATCGAACCGCTCGCGTCGAGACGATCGTATCGGACTTCCATGCGAGCCGAGAGGTTGGAAGTGAGCGCATAACCCAATGTCCCGGTGAGGCTGTAGGCATTCATATCCGTCTTGGCACCCGTTGTCGGGCCGAAGCCGAGGCGGTATCCGTTTTCGTCCACGAAGTACTCACCGCGGAGGGCGAGACTGAGCTTGTCGCTCAGGTCGATCGCACTGCCGACCGCAACACCCCACCACTGAGCGGTTTCAAAGCCGCCTCCGATTTCGGACAGATCCTCCTGCTCGCCCCAGTCGATATTGAGCCAGAAGTTGAGATCGTCGGACGCCGTGTACGTAGAGACGAGGTCGATGATCAGGGCGTCATCCTTACTTCCGTGCCGAGTCGTGCCATTGACGACCGCTCCGGTGGAGACCGAAGCGTTGTCGGCGCCGTAATAGGCCTGCACGGACGTGGCCAATGGACCTGCGCCGTAGCGGATCTGGGCGAGCAGGCCCTTGTTGTCATTGAGATCGATCGCGTTGTCGAAACCGTTGGTTACGCCCGCGGCCCAACCGAGGTTCTCGTTGATTTCACCGGATGCCAGGAGACCCGTGTGAAATAGCGGGATGGCCTTGGTGAAGAGGATCCCGTGACTGATATTCGGATTCGCGGGAGAATCGAGAACTTCGAAACCGAGAAGCGTTTCGAACTTACCGAAGGTGAGCTCGGTCCCATTCAGGTCGTAGGCCACGTAGGCCTCCTGGATGAAGAAGTCCGTGTCGGACCCGCCTCGGGCAGTCGTGTAGCCGGAAAGGCCCGCGGTGTAGGCGTCGAGGATGGCGGCGTTCTGCCCGAACAGGAAGTCCAACTGGAAACCGGCGGTACCGGGTCCGTCGAGCGACTTACCGATCTCGAGCTTCACCGCATCGAGCGTGAACGTATTGTGATTGCAATTGAACATGCACAGCGGCTGGGATCCGACCGGCGCCGGGCTGCCGGTGCCCTTCGTGTTCTGGCGCGGATTCTCTCCCGCGTACACGTACGAAGCCGTCAGATGGCCGCCCACTTCGAGCTTGCTGAAGAAGGCGTCGAGTCCGCTGCCCTGAGAAACGGCAGGCATTGCCGAGTTCCTGAGCAGATCGCGCTGTGCCCGGATCGTCGCCTCGCTGTCCTGAAGTTTGTCTTCCGCTGCGAGGAGCCTTTGCTCCAGTGCCCGGATCAGCGCGACGTCGTCGTCAGCCGCGAGCGCGGATGGCGCAAAAGCCACCGTGCATAGCGCGGTTGCGAGCGCCAACGGGAAATACTTGATCTTCATAGCCCCTCCTTCAATTGGATCGCGGAAGCGACCCTTCAGGCCTGGTCGTATTGTTCTTCATCTTGAGAACACACGACTGTAGAACGTGCTGTTGCAGTTTTGATGCCGTTGGCGTGTCGTTGTCCGCGCACAAAGCGTAGGGGAAACACATCGAGGCAAAACTAGCCTTCGGGGTGTTTCGTACGGCCGGCGGATTTTCCGCCCGGCGCATGACAAGCATCACGTTTCGAATCTCCTAGGGGGGAGAACCGCGAACGCACTAGACCGTGGGGATTCGAATCGGATCCACCACGAGAGCCGCTAAACATACGCAGAATGTCACAGTGTACAAGGGGCATACACCAAGGACTCTCTCGCCGTTCTTAAAACGAGTTAGGGACGGGTCTGTCGACTCCCGACCATCGGGTTCGCCGTCAGCCACGCTCGCGTGCGCGGTGATCCGTCCACGCGCGCTGTCCGTTCCAGTCTTCGGACGTCTTCAATCGTATCCACGTCGTGATGCGCGGGCAGAAGTTCGCTGTTCAGGCCGAGCGATCGCGCGCATTCGAGTGTGCGCACCAGCACGTCTGCCGTACTCATTTCGATCTCGAGCAGCGCGTCGCATACTCGGCGCACCGATCAGGTTGTACACACCGTCCAGATCCGGACACAGAACCAGATCGGAGTGTTCCAGCGCTTGAAATGCTCGGCCCACATACTCCGCTGGAAGCGTGCGGCTGTCGGTACCCGGTAGCACAATCCGATCGTAGCCCTCTTCCGCATGTACCCGAAAAAGTGCCGCCATACGTGCGGCCAGATTGTCTCCGTTCTGCACGAGAAGGCGCGCGCCAAAGGCCGCACGAGATTCAAACCACGCGCGGGACGAGGCGGGCCAGTACCAAAGGATCCGATCTTCGGTACGGTTCCGGTATTGCTCGAGGATATCGAGCCGCATGGCCTCGTAGAAATCTCCGGCCTGCTTAGGCGAGAATGAGGGAACAAGTCGAGTCTTGACGGTTCCAGGGATTGGCTGCTTGGCGAGAAAGGCGAGAATGCGGCGACTCACGGAGGGACTATATTCCATCCCAGTGAAGCAACACACGAGATGCGCCCGTGCAAGAACCCTCTGGCTGTGGCTGGGACTTTTCGCGTGCTCTGGCTTGCCGCTCGGGTGCTCGAGCGAGGAGGTCGCACCTTCGCGACACGTCCCGCTCGAAGAAACCGTGCGGCACATCGTGCGATCGGTCGAAGAACGCGCGGTTGGACCGGTGATCGATCACATCTCCCACGAATTCGAGTCTGAAGACGGGCTGCTATTCGTGGATGTCCAGGCCGTGATTGAAACGTTCTTGCTACGCGGTGAAAAGATCGGCGTCCGACTCGAGAATCTCTCGATCGAACCGGCCGACGGGGAACGCAAACGCGTACAGGCGTGGCTTTCGTTCGTCCGAAAAACAGCCATCGAACCCGACCGCTCCCTGCCTCCGGGCGCGGTCATCTACGCGTTCGACCTGATTTTCGAACACCGGGAAGGACGCTGGCAGGCGCTCTCGGGAAGCTACGAGCGGCAATAGCGCTTCATTCAGGCGGTCCGAGCACCTGCGCGGATTGACCTGCGATCTCCAGCGGCGAGCCGGGTGCCGCACTGGCCGTTTTTACATAGCCCAGCGCGAGATGGCCGCTCAGAGGAGAGAAAGTCGAACTGGTGACCTCACCGACCCCATGCCCCTTTGCGAGGATCTCGTCCCCCGCCACAGTCGGTCCTGAGGCCGCGATCTTCACGAGCAAGCGATTGACCGCACCCCGCGAGGCAATGCGCGCGACGATCTCCTGGCCGACGTAGCAGCCCTTGGTAAACGAAATGCGGGCTTCCAGCCTCGCTTCCTGAGGAAAATTGCGCCCGCTCACGTCGATTCCAAAGGCGGGAACAAAGGCTTCGATCCGCAGCACCTCGGATTGGGCAGCGTCCAGGAGCGGCAGTTCGAGGGCCTCGCGCAGCCCATCGAGTTGCTCTGATGAACCCAGGAGACGCACACCCTGTTGGGTGAAGGAACCCCCGCCATAGGC comes from the bacterium genome and includes:
- a CDS encoding 4-hydroxy-tetrahydrodipicolinate reductase gives rise to the protein MTRVLVIGAGGHMGRHVLRAVESTSGLSVASALDTASHPDIGTEVSPGIKLSGDLNESLQSAQVAIDFSTPEGTMALLEAAVPRVMPLVIATTGFGETDLARIEAAARETAVVHAANYSVGITMLLDLVAEAARKLDSYEIDVLEMHHDRKVDAPSGTALALANTAAKARGQDLVAVYHREGITGPREPGVIGMQTLRLGDSVGEHTVYLAGPGERLELTHRALSRENFASGAARAAHWVSTQPPGLYTMKDVLGDSS
- a CDS encoding methyl-accepting chemotaxis protein is translated as MKLIVTLLLFSLLPASSIVVMMFALDNTTEQIGSLIRNSTADMVDKIERNLFERYGDVQAFALNKVVHDRASWYETAEQKNPITDAMNAYVKGYDIYLLMLLTDLDGRVIAVNSRDASGAPVDTRWLYKKNYAGEGWFKDSLAGRFTEGEGVTGTVVRDVERNSDVARAYQDDTLLAVSYSAPVRDESGKVIAIWHNLADFRLVEQIIASSYDSFAGSLNIPNIEITLLDRSGTFLVDYDPYRTGEKEIVHDFDVLLRKNLAELDVEIAKSAVEGGSGYLISTHARKQIEQLGGFVHSSGALGYPGLGWSALVRVATSDLASGVKLVQGPALMLLAATALGGIMFSILFARSLTRPVNEMLSSIKSAAHGDLTRTPAVTSGDEIGQMAREFGVLLDSLRESIGSIKARGEELSSSASSLTMVAGSLASSSGQMNEQAGSVSETTGELSQNLATVASAVEESSSNIRNVAVVVEEISTNMGQVSASSQSMARDVQSVSKSVEEMATSLGKVSEDSEQAAVITSQASGSASEASRSMKSLTEAANDIGKVVGAINDIAEQTNLLALNATIEAASAGDAGRGFAVVASEVKELARQTSVATGEIRGKIEAIQESTREAETKITGIVEVSNEVNLISQRIAQSIEQQREMAGEISESVASAAQSAQLVDGSVAETLAGVTAASKNADELAIGSNEIARTTAEASNGVADVSGSIADVASAIRNVTGGAESVDTSASELASVAQQLDDLVSRYSV
- the glnA gene encoding type I glutamate--ammonia ligase, which encodes MHNDRTPKDVLDYAAAEGAKLLDLKFIDWPGQWQHVTFPMHELDESSFEDGFGFDGSSIRGWKSIDSSDMLIIPDPTTAFIDPFCDHTTLSMICDIVDPITRESYSRDPRHIAQKAVNYLKLTGIADTAYIGPEAEFFILDDVRYATNERESYYIIDSIEGRWNSGRDEGPNLGHKPRYKEGYFPVSPADSFQNLRSEMVLQMEDLGLHIECQHHEVATAGQAEIDMRYSPLVEMGDMLMLYKYCVKNVAKNAGHTVTFMPKPVFNDNGSGMHTHQSLWKDGKPLFAGNEYAGVSQSCLYYIGGILKHARSLAALTNPTTNSYKRLVPGFEAPVNLAYSSRNRSASIRIPMYSASPKAKRLEARFPDPTCNPYLAFSAMLMAGLDGIENKIDPGEPMDKDIYSLSSEELENIPVMPGSLEEALDCMEDDHDFLLKGDVFTEDAIQTWIGYKRENECQQVALRPHPHEFELYYDI
- a CDS encoding P-II family nitrogen regulator; translated protein: MQKVEAIIKPFKLDEVKDALNSIGIQGITVSEVKGFGRQKGHTELYRGAEYVVDFLPKIKIEIVVPDDLSPKVVEAIQSASNTGRIGDGKIFVLPVLEAVRIRTGDRGEDAI
- a CDS encoding porin; amino-acid sequence: MRFKVLVLTAALAAVVLGPPVAQADEAATARLQALQERLLALEDRIDERQEAIAVNRDLLDRHVESAPDVSQGSGLDGFFSGLEVGGHIAASYVWAGENPSKGTKGTGSPAPTTTQPMCQFNCNHNTFSLDAVKLEIGKPTNGSGTAGFQLDLLFGQNAAILDTGTASLSGYTTSPGGSDTDLFIQEAYLMYNHNGVDFLFGKFETLLGYEVLDSVENPNISHGLLYTWAIPLLHTGVLASGQFNENLGWAAGVTNGFNNALDLNENKGILAQLRYGGGPLSASLQTYYGADMARQPPSFGPASTVNTTSERQTDDALIVDLVATYKASDSLNFWLQADWGEQEDVAGFVATDYDDRIWYGAEVGTQIQLNDKLSLALRGEYFFDEKGTRTLKQTEKFPATEDAVFYSLTGTLSYAMTPNLTTRAEVRFDRADWSTGTDKIFPSGTTTPSVSDNEEDAVTGYLEVSYSFD
- a CDS encoding carbohydrate porin, whose product is MKIKYFPLALATALCTVAFAPSALAADDDVALIRALEQRLLAAEDKLQDSEATIRAQRDLLRNSAMPAVSQGSGLDAFFSKLEVGGHLTASYVYAGENPRQNTKGTGSPAPVGSQPLCMFNCNHNTFTLDAVKLEIGKSLDGPGTAGFQLDFLFGQNAAILDAYTAGLSGYTTARGGSDTDFFIQEAYVAYDLNGTELTFGKFETLLGFEVLDSPANPNISHGILFTKAIPLFHTGLLASGEINENLGWAAGVTNGFDNAIDLNDNKGLLAQIRYGAGPLATSVQAYYGADNASVSTGAVVNGTTRHGSKDDALIIDLVSTYTASDDLNFWLNIDWGEQEDLSEIGGGFETAQWWGVAVGSAIDLSDKLSLALRGEYFVDENGYRLGFGPTTGAKTDMNAYSLTGTLGYALTSNLSARMEVRYDRLDASGSIDEVFPTGNTLGASPNMEEDGVTGYFEVSYSFD
- a CDS encoding DUF2064 domain-containing protein codes for the protein MSRRILAFLAKQPIPGTVKTRLVPSFSPKQAGDFYEAMRLDILEQYRNRTEDRILWYWPASSRAWFESRAAFGARLLVQNGDNLAARMAALFRVHAEEGYDRIVLPGTDSRTLPAEYVGRAFQALEHSDLVLCPDLDGVYNLIGAPSMRRAARDRNEYGRRAGAHTRMRAIARPEQRTSARASRRGYD
- a CDS encoding folate-binding protein YgfZ, which codes for MATPRFEVSEADLLGTLAGSTAAWFTPAGRGTVRVTGGDRVRFLNGMLSNDVAGLSAGQACEALQLDRKGHPIADLSALAFENEIWLDVAAGADNALLEMLEKHIIADDVRLETLSSGFDRLSLEGSGARERLQAVGVSAPEFGACVLVDWRDALLLAYGGGSFTQQGVRLLGSSEQLDGLREALELPLLDAAQSEVLRIEAFVPAFGIDVSGRNFPQEARLEARISFTKGCYVGQEIVARIASRGAVNRLLVKIAASGPTVAGDEILAKGHGVGEVTSSTFSPLSGHLALGYVKTASAAPGSPLEIAGQSAQVLGPPE